A segment of the Symmachiella macrocystis genome:
ATGCGGATTCAATGTGCGCAATGTCACAATCATCCCTTCGACCGCTGGACGATGGGCGATTATTATTCGTTCGCCGCCTTCTTCTCACAGATTGGCCGCAAACAGGGTGAGGATCCTCGTGAGAAGATCATCTTCAACAGCGGCCGTGGAGAGGTGAAACATCCCGTCACCGGCGCCGTTATGCCCCCCAAATTTTTGGGAGGAGTCGTTCCCGACGTGGCCGGAAAGGATCGCCGTGAGGTGATGGCCAAATGGTTGGCATCGGCCGAGAATCCTTATTTCGCACCGAATTTAGCCAATATTGTTTGGGCGCACTTTTTCGGGAAAGGCATCATCAACGAGGTCGATGACGTTCGGATCAGCAATCCGCCGGTCAATGCGGAGTTGTTGGCGGAATTGGCTCGGCGATTCACCGAATACAACTACGATTTCAAAAAATTGGTCCGCGACATCTGCACGTCACGCACGTATCAATTGGCAACGCAAACCAACGAGACCAATGCCACCGACAACAGCAACTTCTCGCACATGGCGCTGCGACGTGTGCGAGCTGAGGTCTTGCTGGATGCCGTTACACAGGTGACTGACACGAAGAACAAGTTTCGCGGCTTACCCAGCGGAGCACGGGCTGTGCAAATCTCCGACGGGAATACGTCGACCTACTTTTTGAAAACCTTCGGTCGCGCATCTCGTGGTACCGTTTGTGCCTGTGAGGTGAAGATGGAGCCGAACTTGTCTCAGGCCTTGCATCTGCTCAACGGCGATACGGTGAACAAAAAAATCCAGCAAGGCAAACTGGTCGAACAGCGGCTCAATGAAAAGAAGTCGCCTCAAGAGATTATCGATGAGATCTACATTCGCTGCTTGACTCGGCATCCAACGGATAAAGAGAAAGCGGCTCTGGAATCAATTCTCGTCGCAGAGAAGGATCAGAAAGCGGTTCTGGAAGACGTGTTTTGGGCACTGATGAATTCACGTGAGTTTTTATTCAATCACTAGGTCGAGTCCCAGTGATTCGGAGATTATAAAATGTCGAACCTTTGCAAACATCAAACCGTTAATCGGTCCATGATCCGCCTTGTCGTTGCTATGTCTGTGGTAGCCACCACCTTGGCAACCGCTGCGCGAGCTGCCGACAAGAAACCGGCGGGTGATAAAGCACCGAAAATCAATTTCATTGATCACGTCCTGCCTATTCTGCGTCAAAAATGTGGTTCTTGCCACAACACGGACAAGAAGACGGCGGACCTGGATCTGACCTCTTACATCGGCACGATGCAAGGAGGCGGCTCGGGGCCGGTCATTGAACCAGGCGCTGCTTCGGATAGCTATTTGTTCGAGTTGATCACGCATCAAGCCGAACCGAAAATGCCGCCCGATTCCGAAAAGATGCCGGCCGAGATGCTGGCGGTTATCGAAAAATGGATCGACGGCGGAGCATTGGAAACGGCCGGCAGTAAGGCGATGGCGCCCAAAAAACCGAAGTTCGATTTTTCATTAAAAGGCGCACCAAACGGCAAGCCCGAAGGTCCGCCACCTATGCCGGGACGACTGAATCTCGAACCGGTCGTGCATACCGAACGGACAACCGCTGTCACGGCGCTGGCCACCAGTCCTTGGGCGCCACTCGTAGCCGTGAGCGGGCAACAGCAAGTGTTGCTTTATCACTCCCAGACATTGGAATTCCTCGGCACGCTACCGTTTCCCGAAGGCGTGCCACACGTGCTCAAATTTAGTAGCACCGGCGATTTGTTGTTAGCGGCCGGCGGACGTGGCGGTGCCAGCGGCCGCGTGGTGGTTTGGAATATCAAAAACGGCGAACGGGTGATCGAAGTCGGTGACGAACTCGACGCAGTTCTCGCCGCTGACATCAGCGCCGATCAAACCATGGTCGCATTGGGCGGTCCGGCACGGGTCGTGCGGATCTATTCCACTGCGGATGGGTCGTTACTGCATGAATTGAAAAAACACACAGACTGGATTTATTCAATCGCGTTCAGCCCCGACGGTGTGCTGTTGGCGACGGGTGACCGCAACGGCGGCATGTTTGTCTGGGAAGGTTACACCGCCCGCGAATATGCGTCACTCCGCGGACATTCCGCAGCAATTACCGGGCTGTCATGGCGCAGCGATTCCAACATCCTGGCCTCCAGCAGCGAAGATGGCGGCATCCGACTTTGGGAAATGGAAAACGGCGGCAACGTCAAAACCTGGTCGGCACACGGTGGTGGCGCAGCTGCGGTGGAATTCACTCGCGACGGCCGCCTCGTCTCCTGCGGTCGAGATCGTACGGCGAAACTGTGGGACCAAGCGGGCAAACAATTGCTGGCCTTCCCTTCATTTCCAGACATCGCCCTGCGGATCACTCATTGTGACGAAACCAATCACGTGATCGCCGGCGACTGGAGTGGGGCCATTCACGCCTGGAACGCGGCGGACGGAAAACCGGTCGGCGATTTGACCATGAACCCCGCCACATTGACCGAGCGGCTCACCTCGGCCGAGCAACAACTCGCTGCCCAACAAGCCGAACTGAAAAAACAGACTGACGCCAACACAGCCGCACAAGCGGCCGCAACCAAGGCCACCGCCGATGTCGAAGCGGCCAAAAAAGCAGTCGCCGACACGCAAGCTCAACACAATCAAGCCGTCGAGGCCGCTAAGGTCGCGAAGGCAGCGGTGGATGCAGCAACGGCTGAGCATCAAGCGGTTGCCAAAACCAAGGCAACGCTTGAACCGTTGGTTCCCTTGCTGAAAGAATCCGCCACGAAGGCTCAGGAAGCAGCTGCGAAAAATCCTGAGGACAAAGAACTGGCCGCGGCTGTGGCACAACTGGCTGAGCAAATGACCAAAAATTCCGCCGCATTGGAATCCGCCACGAAGGCATTGCCGGAAAAAGCAGCCGTGCTCGAAAAATCAAAACAGGCACTCGTCGCCGCCGATAAACAAGTCGTCGATACCAAAGCCGCGTTCGATGCGGCCGGCAAACAGGTGGCGACCGTTGAACCCTTATTGAAACCAGCGGTCGACGAAGCCGCTGCGACTCAACAAGCATTAAACGCCGTCACAGCGCAAGTAGCCACTTCCCAAACTGCTGTCGCCCGTTGGCAAAACGAAATCGAATTCACTAAGAAACTAACCGTCTTGGCTGAAGTCAAAGCCAATCACGCACAGTTGGCCGGCGTTGCTGCCGAAGCAGCCGCGGAGTTGAAGAGCTCCGAAGAACAATTGGCGCAGGCAAATACGGGTGTCGCAACCGCTGAGGCCAACGTACAAGCCGCCAACACCACGGTCCAACAAACCAAAGACGCCATCGCTGCGGCAACCGCTCAAGAGGCAACCACCACCACGACGATCGTCACGTTGGATGCCACGGTGGCCTCATTGAACGAAACCGCAGCTAAGGCGGCGCAAGCTGTCGAGAAATCGGGCGGAGACGCGGATGTGGCTGCGATCGCCGCGCAGGTTAAGGTAGTGGTTGACAAAAAGAACGCCGCTTTGGCCGCCGCCAAGAAATCTCTAGAAGAGACTAAAGCCGCGTTGGCAAAGGCCAAGACCGATTTGACGGCTGCGGAAAAAAATGCTGTGGCCATGGTGGCCGCTTTGGAAGCCGCCAAGAAAGTCGTTGTTGAACAAACCGCTGCTGTACAAGTGGTGAAAGAGAAATTCGCCGCCGCCAAACAAGCTGCCGATGCCGCAGAGCAGTTGGTGCAAAAGACCCAAGACGAAGTTAAAGGCCATCCGCAACTGGCCGGAAAAGCTTAATCTTTAAATTTGGTTCTATGGATCCTGAAAACCGGCACTGTGTGGCATGGCCCTTCGCCGTGCACTCGTGCTGGTTGAATGCGGATCGCGGCAACGGTATCCTGCAAAGTGGTTCATAGAGTACAGCCCGGCGTACGTTGTGCGTAGCTGATCGTGAATTGCAATTCGTGACATCTCACCTTTTTGCAGGACCTGAAGGATGGCCGATACCGATCGTCGCAACTTTCTAAAGACCGCTTCAGCAGCCTCTGCGACTGCAACTGCTGTATTTGCCGGCGCGCCTGCGGTTTTGGCCAAAGGGGTCAATGATAAACTCGTCGTCGGTTTGATCGGTTGCGGCGGGCGCGGCCCGGGCGTCGCGCAAGGTTTTACTGGTCAGCCCGGAGTCGAAATCGCCTATGTGTGCGATCCGGACGAACAACGGCGAAACAAAGCCGCCGCGCAGTTCGGTGTAAAAAGCGAACACGCCGTCGGGGATTTGCGCAAGATTCTCGACGACAAATCGGTCGACGCCGTCATCGTCGCCACTCCCGACCATTGGCACGCACCCGCTTCGATTCTGGCCTGCGATGCCGGCAAACACGTCTATGTTGAAAAGCCTTGTGCGCATAATTTTCGCGAAGGACAACTGTTGGTCGCAGCGGCGCGGCGCAACGATCGTGTCGTACAACACGGCACACAACAACGCAGCAATCCTTTCACAGCCACCGCCATTCAGATGCTCCGCGAAGGAATGATCGGCGATGTTTTGGCCGCCAAAGCGTGGAACGTGCAACGCCGCTCAAACATCGGTCATGCCAACCCGAGCGACCCGCCGGCCGGTCTTGATTACGATACTTGGATCGGCCCCGCAGCGATGGTTCCGTTCCAGGAAAACCGCAGCCATTACAACTGGCATTGGTGGTACGATTTTGGCACGGGTGATATGGGGAACGACGGGGTGCATGATCTCGATTATGCAGTCTGGGGACTGGGCGTCGACACGCATCCTTCCCGCGTGGTGTCGTTAGGAGGCAAATCGTATTTCGACGACGACCAACAGTACCCCGACACGCAGACCGCGCTATTCGAATACGAAGGCGACGGTTCGATCGGCAGTCGTCGGCAATTGACCTTCGAAATGCGATTGTGGGACAAGAACTATCCCTACAACGCTGACAGCGGCGCGGAATTCTATGGTACGGCAGGGCAGATGCTGCTCAGTAAACGGGGCAAGCTGCTGGTCTGGGACGAACGGAATCGCCGCATCGACAAACCGGTCGCAAAAAATCCTGTGCCGCTGAAAATCTCAAACCACCAACAAGATTTTGTGGATGCGATCAAGACATCACGGCGCCCCAATGCGGATATCGAAATCGGCTTTCGCTCCGCCGCCTTATGTCATTTGGCCACCATCGCCAACCGTTTGCAGCGGACAGTCAATTTTGATCCCGCTGCCGAAAAAGTCGTGGGCGACGCCGAAGCCCAGGCGATGTTGTCGCGCACCTATCGCGACGGCGGCCACTGGGCCATTCCGGCAGGGGTTTGATGTCGATGTATGTCAAGTTTTTCAAGCATTTCACAATTGCCGCCACGCTGGTGATGGGCTGGGGCGTTCTCACTGCGCAAGCAGAAGACTGGCCGCGCTGGCGGGGACCGCGCGGCGATGGGACTTGGCAAGCGCCTGAGCTTCCTGAGCACTGGCCCGAGACTGGTCTGCAGCCAGTCTGGAAACAACCGATCGGCGGTGGATATGGCGGGATCTCCGTCGTGGGGGACCGCCTATATGTCATGGATCGGCCCACCGAGCCTGAGCAGGTCGAACGCGTGTTGTGTTTGGATTGCACCACGGGCGAAAAGGTGTGGGAACACGTCTACGCCGCCGATTACGGAAAACTCGAATACGGCAACGGCCCGCGAGCCACGCCAACGGTTTTCGAAAACCGCGTCTATACCTTCGGCACACTGGGGCATACGCATTGTTTCGACGCCAATGACGGGACTGTGGTTTGGTCGCACGATTTTTTAGGCAACGACGATGCCACCGTTCCCGAATGGGGACTTTCCGGCTCACCAGTGATTTGGAAAAACCTAGTCATTGTGCATCCCGGTGCCAACGGCGGTTGTTACGTTGCCTTGGATCGAAAAACCGGGGCGGAAGTCTGGCGCAGCAGCGACGACCCAGCCGGCTATGGCACGCCGATTATCATTTCGCACAACGGAAATGAGCAGCTCGTCTGTTGGTCACCGCGACATATCCTGGGACTAAAACCGGCGGACGGAACGATTCAGTGGTCGATCCCCTACGAAGTCCAGTACGATGTCTCGATCGCGACGCCGATTTTTCGCGATGGCATCGTCTTCGTGACCGGTTACTGGCACGGCGCCAAGGCCATCGAATTGGGCGACAAACCTGATGAAGCCAAGTTACTGTGGGAGGAAAACCGTCATTTGCGAGGGTTGATGTGCCAGCCGCTGTATCGTGACGGATATCTTTACAGCTTGGATAAAAACCGTGGGTTGGTCTGTTTTCAGTTTCGCGAGTGCGAAAAAATGTGGACGGACGACAAGCATCGCATGACCCCCCGCGGCCGTAACCCGCAAGCCAACCTGGTCTGGCTGGGAGACACAAATCGCGTGATCATCCTCAACGCCGAAGGGGATTTGATTCTAGCGCGGTTGACGCCGGAAGGTTATGACGAACAGTCGCGCACCAACATCATCGATCGCACCTGGGCCCATCCCGCCTTTGCCGGCCAGCACGCGTATGTCCGCAACGACACAGAAATCCTCTGCGTCCGCCTAACCGACTGACAACGTCTCACCGCATGCCAAATCCCACGTCCCGGGAGGGCGAAGCTCCTGCTGAGCCGCGCGCTACAGAAAGCCTCGCGCAAAGACGCAAAGTCGCCAAGAGAAAAAATGTAGGGCAAGCTCCCGCCTGCCGCGCGCCAAAAGCCCCGCTTTGCACCTTACAGGTTTTTGGCGCGAACCTTTTTTAAGGCCGCGCCTCTGAAACCTGTTTGGCACGCAACAACGAATGCTAGGGCGACAAACATGAATTATCGACAGATCGCGATTCTCGAAGAAACACGGCAGGCGGTGGGGACAGCTGAGATTGCGAGTGAGAGCGAGGAGATCGCCGGGGGATGGATGGCATTTGCCGGCATGGGGTCCTGGGCGAATCAGGCGTGCGGGATTGGTATGGCCGGCCCGGTGAGCGATGACGATTTGGATCGGCTAGTCGATTTCTACGTGCAGCGCGGCGTGGAACCGCGACTTGAAGTCTGTCCGTTTGTTGATGAAACCTTGATCACCGGGTTAGCCAAACGGGGCTTTGAAGTCCGTGAGTTTGAAAACGTGATGTTCCGCACTGTCGCTGCCGATGACGATGTGCGGTCGCTGCTCGCGCATGGTTGGCCGCCGGGACTGGAGCTGGTTCCTGTCGATGTGAACGACGATGAACAAACCCGCACGTACATCGACGTCGCCACTTCAGGTTTTCGCCCCCCTGGTGAACCGGTGAGTGACATCTTTTTTCAAGTCTCCCGCAACACGGTCGCTCATCCCCGCTCCAGCCATTACCTGGCACTGATTGACGGCATACCGGCCGGCGGCGGGGGCATGGAGACGACCGCAGCGGTCGCATGCCTTTTCGGAACAAGTGTGTTGCCCGAATTTCAGCGGCGAGGAATTCAGGCAGCGCTCATTGCCCGGCGGTTAGAACGCGCGCGGGAATTGGGTTGCCCGTTGGTCACAATTCACACCCGGCCGGGCATCGCCACCGAACGCAACGCCCGCCGCTTGGGCTTTGAAATGGCCTACACCAAGCTGATCATGGCCATGCCCGGAGAGGGACTTGCTGTTTCGCCGTAGGATATTTCGCAGTAGCATGGACCGGTTGTCGTCGAACCCACCGAACCGCTCGCAGGTTTCCCGCAACGCGCGGATTCTAAACAACCGTGAGTTGTAAAAAGCCTCACGCAAAGCCGCGAAGCTCGCAAAGAGTTTTGCGGCGTCAATTCGTTGAGCATCGGTTTTCGTCGATCACGTCGACTTTGCTAAAACGATTTTCTTTCTAAAAAAGATATCCCCGCCCGGCTGCCGTCAATCATGAATACATTGATCCTGGTAACCCTTTGGCGGCCTTTGCGGCTTTGCGTGAGTCTTTTTTCTTGTGATGGAACCAACCAATTTCCATTGGCCCTGGGAAATGCGGATCGAGGACCCCGACGGCGACATGATCCGTTTCGCCGCAGAGCCGCGCGAGGATTTTTCCGTTTGTGGCATGATGTGACAGGGCAGTGGAATCAATTACTAATCGCCCCACTTTGAACTTCGGTACTTTTAAATCGTATTGAGTCGGCCGCTCGCAGCCCTCAACCACTGGTTCCCCCTTCCCAAACCCGCCCTGGGCGGTTTATCATCAATGTAATGCACCTTGGTATTTTCGCTCAAAAAATACAAACTGGCAGTGTCGTCGTTTGCATCGAACTCATGAGACATTGCTGATGAACGAGATCATTTTTCTAGTGGAAGAGGCGGACGAAGGTGGCTATACCGCCCGCGCGCTGGCTGAGTCGATTTTCACCGCCGCCGATGACCTGGACGGGATTCGTCAGAACGTACGCGATGCGGTTGAATGCCACTTTGATGACGGTACTGGGCCCAAAATTATTCGCCTGCATTTCGTCGGCGACAAGGTGATTTCGGCATGAATTTGCCCCGCTCCGTGTCGGCACCCTCTCGGCTATCTTGCGGGATATTGCAGCTCATTTTGATATCTCTCGCGACGAATTGGCAGAGGAACTCTTTGGCCGAAGTATTTAGCTTGTGTTCTCTTCCACTTCCCAAACCCATCAGCGCCCGTTTATCATAGGATTGCGATTTACAGAATGAATCCGCGTCAGGCGGCCACCTGACCCAAGCAACTCACAGGGCAAAAACATGCTACACCGGCGCGATGCGATGATTCGGTTGGGGCAAGCGGGACTGGGCGGGCTGGCGCTGCCGGGGTTGTTGCAGGCCGAACAGGCTTCTGCGGCCGAGACCGCTACCGGCGGAAAAGCCAAATCGTGCATCTTGCTTTATCTGTGGGGCGGACCTCCGCAGCAGGATATGTTCGACCTCAAGCCGCAGGCACCGGCCGGCATTCGCAGTCTGTTTGATCCGGTCGAGACCGTTGTGCCGGGCATCCAACTCAGCGACCAATTGCCGCTGATGGCCAAACATACCGACAAGATGGCCGTCGTCCGCTCCTACACGCATCACAGCAACATACACGAGGTGGGCGTCTATTATTCGCTCACCGGAAAAATCAACGACACGCTCGCCGTTCCCCGCAACCAACGCAATCGCAATGACTTTCCCAACGTAGCTTCGGTCGTTTCCAAATTTGCGCCGCCCAACGTGATGCCGGGCAGCGTGACGATTCCGCGGCCGATCGGGCACGATGGCGTGACTTACACCGGAACCTACAGCGGATTCCTTGGTCCGCGCTACGATCCGATGGAACTCAAAACCCCCGGCGAAGTGACCGGCCCCGCGCCGCACAGCATCGAACTTCCCGACGGCCTGACGACGACACGTCTGCAAGCGCGGTTCGGACTGCTCAATCTGTTGGAGCAAGAAGACCGCATGATGCAAAAGCACGGTCATAAGTTGGCATCCGACAAATTTGGCATTGGTCATTACCGGCAACAAGCGTTCGGCATGCTCACCTCGCCGGAAGCGCACGGTGCTTTCGACATCACTAAAGAACCCGACACCATGCGCGACCGCTACGGCCGCAACGAATACGGCGAAAGTTTCTTGTTGGCCCGCCGACTCGTCGAAGCGGGCGTGCGGTTGGTGACCGTCGTCTGGGTTTATATTGCCCCCGACGGCAACGTACTCAACGTGTGGGACAACCACGGCGGGACCGGCTCGCTGGGCAAGATCAGCGGCTACGCCATGCTCAAGGAAAAGTACTGCCTCCCGCCGCTCGACTTGGCCTACTCAGCACTGTTGGATGATCTCGACCAACGCGGCCTGCTAGACGAAACGTTGGTCGTCGCCCTGGGCGAATTCGGACGCACGCCCAAGATCAACAAGGACATGGGCCGCGACCACTGGGGCGCCTGCCAATCGGTGCTACTGGCCGGCGGCGGAATTCGCGGCGGGCAAATCTACGGCGAAACCGACAAACAAGCCGCCTACGTCACCAAGGACCCGGTGAAGCCCGAAGACATGATTGCGACGATGTACCACGCCCTGGGCATCCCCAACGACGGGTTGATCCACGATACCCAAAAACGCCCGCATCGGATTACCGATGGCGAGCCGTTGGTGGGATTGTTTGGGTAATGTGTTGCGTTTTCATGCCGAGCGTGTGGATCATACACCAAGCTGGGCATGACTCAGATTGGACCGCAATGGCATTTTCACAAGTCTTGGAGTAACGATGCGCACTCCGGACGGCAATTCACAGACCAAGGTATACTTGGCGATCGGCTTGTCGGTTGCGTTTATAGCTTGCGCGACGGTGTTGGCGTGGTTTGCGTATCCACCTTTGAGGGAGTATTACCTAGTTCAACAAGCTGCGGACCGATCAGAGCATGGCGATCTTGCAGGCGAATTGACCTATCTGGAAGCCCTGGCCCATGAATTTCCTTCAAAGCAAAATCGATATCTCCTGTCCTATGCGTTGATCACTCAGGCAATAGAACTTAGCGATGCTGGTGATATGAAAGGAGCCACGGAGATTTTTGACCGGGCTATGGGTTACGCCTATGATGATCCAGGAGCATATCACAAATACGCATGTATGCTCATCGACAATGACAACATCGAAGGTGCTGCATTTTTATTGTCACGTGCTGAATACTGGAATAATCGTCAACCCCAAGGTCTGGACGTCGTAGGCTTCCAATACCACACCGACGCTCAATTGATTTTCAACATCGCACAGAAGTCTGCTGCGAATAAGATGTGGAATCTCAGCGTCAAGCATTATCGATTGTTTAAACAGAACCGGGATCAATCTAGCGATATCCTCGATGGCAACACGCCATATGACCAGTTAGCGAAGGAGTTGGCGGTTGATTTGAAGCTGCAATTATCAGACGAGGATTTTCAAGCAGTTGTGTCTGAATTTCAACGGCAATCTCGATGAGCCCATTGGCCTGCCGCAGGGTTTCCGAGCACTAAGCATCCCGAACGACGGGGTGATTCACGATACCCAAAAACGCCCGCATCGGATTACCGATGGGGAGCCGTTGGTGGGGTTGTTTGGGTGAAACCTGAGAACTGGAAGTAATCGCTATGAAAATCAATAAACGGTCGTGTGCCTCGGCCGTTTTGCTCGTCGCTCTGATTCTTGTCGGCGTCTTT
Coding sequences within it:
- a CDS encoding 2-oxoisovalerate dehydrogenase, whose protein sequence is MNEIIFLVEEADEGGYTARALAESIFTAADDLDGIRQNVRDAVECHFDDGTGPKIIRLHFVGDKVISA
- a CDS encoding c-type cytochrome domain-containing protein, coding for MSNLCKHQTVNRSMIRLVVAMSVVATTLATAARAADKKPAGDKAPKINFIDHVLPILRQKCGSCHNTDKKTADLDLTSYIGTMQGGGSGPVIEPGAASDSYLFELITHQAEPKMPPDSEKMPAEMLAVIEKWIDGGALETAGSKAMAPKKPKFDFSLKGAPNGKPEGPPPMPGRLNLEPVVHTERTTAVTALATSPWAPLVAVSGQQQVLLYHSQTLEFLGTLPFPEGVPHVLKFSSTGDLLLAAGGRGGASGRVVVWNIKNGERVIEVGDELDAVLAADISADQTMVALGGPARVVRIYSTADGSLLHELKKHTDWIYSIAFSPDGVLLATGDRNGGMFVWEGYTAREYASLRGHSAAITGLSWRSDSNILASSSEDGGIRLWEMENGGNVKTWSAHGGGAAAVEFTRDGRLVSCGRDRTAKLWDQAGKQLLAFPSFPDIALRITHCDETNHVIAGDWSGAIHAWNAADGKPVGDLTMNPATLTERLTSAEQQLAAQQAELKKQTDANTAAQAAATKATADVEAAKKAVADTQAQHNQAVEAAKVAKAAVDAATAEHQAVAKTKATLEPLVPLLKESATKAQEAAAKNPEDKELAAAVAQLAEQMTKNSAALESATKALPEKAAVLEKSKQALVAADKQVVDTKAAFDAAGKQVATVEPLLKPAVDEAAATQQALNAVTAQVATSQTAVARWQNEIEFTKKLTVLAEVKANHAQLAGVAAEAAAELKSSEEQLAQANTGVATAEANVQAANTTVQQTKDAIAAATAQEATTTTTIVTLDATVASLNETAAKAAQAVEKSGGDADVAAIAAQVKVVVDKKNAALAAAKKSLEETKAALAKAKTDLTAAEKNAVAMVAALEAAKKVVVEQTAAVQVVKEKFAAAKQAADAAEQLVQKTQDEVKGHPQLAGKA
- a CDS encoding DUF1501 domain-containing protein; translated protein: MLHRRDAMIRLGQAGLGGLALPGLLQAEQASAAETATGGKAKSCILLYLWGGPPQQDMFDLKPQAPAGIRSLFDPVETVVPGIQLSDQLPLMAKHTDKMAVVRSYTHHSNIHEVGVYYSLTGKINDTLAVPRNQRNRNDFPNVASVVSKFAPPNVMPGSVTIPRPIGHDGVTYTGTYSGFLGPRYDPMELKTPGEVTGPAPHSIELPDGLTTTRLQARFGLLNLLEQEDRMMQKHGHKLASDKFGIGHYRQQAFGMLTSPEAHGAFDITKEPDTMRDRYGRNEYGESFLLARRLVEAGVRLVTVVWVYIAPDGNVLNVWDNHGGTGSLGKISGYAMLKEKYCLPPLDLAYSALLDDLDQRGLLDETLVVALGEFGRTPKINKDMGRDHWGACQSVLLAGGGIRGGQIYGETDKQAAYVTKDPVKPEDMIATMYHALGIPNDGLIHDTQKRPHRITDGEPLVGLFG
- a CDS encoding Gfo/Idh/MocA family protein; protein product: MADTDRRNFLKTASAASATATAVFAGAPAVLAKGVNDKLVVGLIGCGGRGPGVAQGFTGQPGVEIAYVCDPDEQRRNKAAAQFGVKSEHAVGDLRKILDDKSVDAVIVATPDHWHAPASILACDAGKHVYVEKPCAHNFREGQLLVAAARRNDRVVQHGTQQRSNPFTATAIQMLREGMIGDVLAAKAWNVQRRSNIGHANPSDPPAGLDYDTWIGPAAMVPFQENRSHYNWHWWYDFGTGDMGNDGVHDLDYAVWGLGVDTHPSRVVSLGGKSYFDDDQQYPDTQTALFEYEGDGSIGSRRQLTFEMRLWDKNYPYNADSGAEFYGTAGQMLLSKRGKLLVWDERNRRIDKPVAKNPVPLKISNHQQDFVDAIKTSRRPNADIEIGFRSAALCHLATIANRLQRTVNFDPAAEKVVGDAEAQAMLSRTYRDGGHWAIPAGV
- a CDS encoding GNAT family N-acetyltransferase translates to MNYRQIAILEETRQAVGTAEIASESEEIAGGWMAFAGMGSWANQACGIGMAGPVSDDDLDRLVDFYVQRGVEPRLEVCPFVDETLITGLAKRGFEVREFENVMFRTVAADDDVRSLLAHGWPPGLELVPVDVNDDEQTRTYIDVATSGFRPPGEPVSDIFFQVSRNTVAHPRSSHYLALIDGIPAGGGGMETTAAVACLFGTSVLPEFQRRGIQAALIARRLERARELGCPLVTIHTRPGIATERNARRLGFEMAYTKLIMAMPGEGLAVSP
- a CDS encoding outer membrane protein assembly factor BamB family protein yields the protein MSMYVKFFKHFTIAATLVMGWGVLTAQAEDWPRWRGPRGDGTWQAPELPEHWPETGLQPVWKQPIGGGYGGISVVGDRLYVMDRPTEPEQVERVLCLDCTTGEKVWEHVYAADYGKLEYGNGPRATPTVFENRVYTFGTLGHTHCFDANDGTVVWSHDFLGNDDATVPEWGLSGSPVIWKNLVIVHPGANGGCYVALDRKTGAEVWRSSDDPAGYGTPIIISHNGNEQLVCWSPRHILGLKPADGTIQWSIPYEVQYDVSIATPIFRDGIVFVTGYWHGAKAIELGDKPDEAKLLWEENRHLRGLMCQPLYRDGYLYSLDKNRGLVCFQFRECEKMWTDDKHRMTPRGRNPQANLVWLGDTNRVIILNAEGDLILARLTPEGYDEQSRTNIIDRTWAHPAFAGQHAYVRNDTEILCVRLTD